From Sphingomonas hengshuiensis, one genomic window encodes:
- a CDS encoding DUF2794 domain-containing protein, translating to MGTVTPLPLGAPGQVGFERLELNRILDLYGRMVAAGHWRDYAMQFDKDAAVFAAFRRAAERPEFRIEKRPALRNRQGMWALVGEAGAVLKRGHELGPVLAPVERRLMKLVE from the coding sequence ATGGGCACCGTCACGCCGCTGCCGCTGGGCGCGCCGGGGCAGGTCGGGTTCGAGCGGCTGGAGCTGAACCGCATCCTCGACCTGTACGGGCGGATGGTCGCGGCGGGGCATTGGCGCGACTATGCGATGCAGTTCGACAAGGATGCGGCGGTGTTCGCCGCATTCCGCCGCGCCGCCGAGCGTCCCGAATTCCGCATCGAGAAACGCCCCGCGCTGCGCAATCGCCAGGGGATGTGGGCGTTGGTCGGCGAAGCCGGCGCAGTGCTCAAGCGCGGGCACGAGCTTGGCCCGGTGCTCGCGCCCGTCGAGCGGCGGTTGATGAAGCTGGTCGAGTAG